One genomic region from Osmerus mordax isolate fOsmMor3 chromosome 4, fOsmMor3.pri, whole genome shotgun sequence encodes:
- the LOC136942076 gene encoding inner centromere protein A-like isoform X1 gives MSCSVLSCTRSLVKTFDGKIQEYISDIENVHMVWLEEIQQEANRMFSSDFSAEPELMPKTPIQKKNSRRKRISAGQEENRKRRSSKGKRNLRISSVNKLNLIAENEVGPEAVASELFPEESKRNTRHKTAERGPEEKSITEKHENYSHTQTETAMVCASSHPSPSSTPQSPPQTRMQEVTVKLSAADRLSAEILLKAESSPGRSVVKIAIATTEPSSSRRSSVRHSLSLRRSLAGLRHSMTQASVRRASRRSFMKKKARAGSSSRNVSEDVLMLSSGEDVVVKTEGVWSDVDIQTGNTETSPEEKKPEVPHSRLTRSTAQIPPTTVSSAAISKSGTPEESDDHREKPQSQSSLRSRSNSKRRAADAAEDFQSPRKKPSPKRSQTAIRPNMRSFLQTVQKNQLLMMTPSSMSRSSMMKSFIKNTTPHKVDLALSRGLVKKEQLKLDALKKKQEQEEDRRRKMEDDKKKRLEELKKKRDERLRKVVEARVKDEEEKLKMRREKNDKAQLREERLAEEKARKMATKRQEELEQRRKLEDETRRKKIQQAEEEEKCLQEMQAKRRAEEEQERARKLAEARRAIELKKEQEREREREREREAAERDRVEQEKALALKREVEKAAREKEKRELEEMRKELEEKRKREAQAEEERAAKLREAAKEKEAAAKIALSGQVQHAVMKTPLRKGPGLNVTVDIEGSPQSYDITPKGGNKPVAGNSNSDDYGMDQKSDDSTDDESAPRKPIPSWAEGINLKQSTMKQYFNPLDLHTYFGEVELLKLENIFYKSKPRYFKRTSSAVWNSPPKRGNLPF, from the exons ATGAGCTGCTCTGTTCTTTCGTGTACACGTTCTCTCGTAAAAACGTTCGATGGCAAAATACAGGAATATATCAGTGATATCGAAAATGTCCATATGGTCTGGCTGGAAGAAATTCAGCAGGAAGCCAACCGGATGTTCTCAAG TGACTTCAGTGCAGAACCAGAATTGATGCCAAAGACTCCAATTCAGAAGAAAAACAGCCGCAGGAAACGTATTTCTGCGGGACAGGAAGAAAACCGCAAAAGACG GAGTTCAAAGGGCAAGCGCAACCTACGTATATCTTCAGTGAATAAACTTAATCTCATTGCTGAAAATGAAGTTGGCCCAGAGGCAGTCGCCTCTGAGTTATTCCCAGAAGAGTCCAAACGCAACACTCGCCACaagacagcagagagggggccAGAAGAGAAGTCCATCACAGAAAAACATGAGAACTACTCCCATACGCAGACAGAAACTGCGATGGTGTGCGCTAGCTCCCACCCATCCCCTTCAAGCACGCCCCAATCTCCACCTCAGACACGCATGCAAGAAGTTACGGTGAAACTTTCTGCTGCTGACCGCCTGTCTGCTGAGATCCTGTTAAAGGCAGAGTCCTCTCCCGGCCGCTCCGTTGTTAAGATTGCCATAGCTACCACGGAACCCTCCAGTTCACGCAGAAGCTCCGTGCGGCATTCCCTCAGCCTCCGGCGCTCCCTGGCTGGTCTGCGCCACAGCATGACTCAGGCGTCAGTGCGCCGAGCCTCCAGACGCTCCTTCATGAAGAAGAAGGCTCGTGCCGGAAGCTCCAGCAGGAACGTCAGTG AAGATGTCTTGATGTTGTCCAGTGGCGAAGATGTGGTTGTTAAGACGGAAGG TGTGTGGTCAGATGTAGACATTCAGACGGGGAATACAGAGACGTCTCCAGAAGAGAAGAAACCAGAGGTTCCCCACAGTCGTCTCACCCGCTCCACGGCCCAAATCCCCCCCACCACGGTTTCCTCCGCTGCCATCAGCAAGAGTGGCACCCCAGAGGAATCAG ATGACCACAGGGAAAAGCCTCAATCACAATCAAGCTTGAG GTCTCGTTCAAACTCGAAGCGCAGAGCAGCTGATGCAGCGGAGGACTTCCAGAGCCCCAGGAAGAAGCCCTCTCCCAAGAGAAGCCAGACT GCAATAAGGCCCAACATGAGATCCTTCCTCCAGACTGTGCAGAAGAACCAGCTTCTGATGATGACTCCAAGCTCTATGAGTCGCAGCAGTATGATGAAGTCCTTCATCAAAAACACTACGCCTCACAAAGTAGACCTTGCG TTGAGCCGTGGTTTAGTG AAAAAAGAGCAACTGAAACTGGATGCTCTTAAGAAGAagcaggagcaggaagaggatcgaaggagaaagatggaggacgACAAGAAAAAACGACTAGAGGAGCTGAAAAA GAAGAGGGATGAAAGACTGAGAAAAGTTGTGGAGGCTCGAGTGAAAGATGAGGAGGAAAAGCTCaagatgagaagagagaaaaatgacAAG GCTCAGCTGCGAGAGGAGCGCCTGGCAGAGGAGAAGGCCCGGAAGATGGCTACCAAGCGCCAAgaagagctggagcagaggcGGAAGTTGGAGGACGagacgaggaggaagaagatCCAGCAAGCG gaagaggaggagaaatgctTGCAGGAGATGCAGGCCAAGCGGAGGGCCGAGGAGGAACAGGAACGGGCTCGCAAGCTGGCAGAGGCCCGCCGGGCGAtcgagctgaagaaggagcaggagagggagagagagcgtgagagggagagagaggctgctgaaaG AGATCGAGTGGAGCAGGAAAAGGCCCTTGCTCtgaagagagaagtggagaaggctgcgagggagaaagagaagagggagctggaggaaaTGAGAAAAGAgctggaagaaaagagaaagagg GAGGCgcaggctgaggaggagagggctgctAAGCTGAGGGAAGCTGCCAAGGAGAAAGAAGCCGCTGCTAAGATCGCACTGTCAGGACAAGTTCAG CATGCCGTAATGAAGACGCCTTTACGGAAGGGACCAGGCTTGAATGTGACTGTAGATATCGAG GGTTCGCCACAGTCCTATGACATCACGCCGAAGGGCGGCAACAAGCCCGTTGCAGGGAACTCAAACTCTGACGATTATGGGATGGACCAGAAAAGCGATGACTCTACTGATGACGAATCTGCTCCGAGGAAACCCATTCCATCATGGGCAGAAG GCATTAATCTGAAGCAGTCAACAATGAAACAGTATTTCAACCCACTGGACTTGCACACTTACTTTGGGGAGGTTGAACTTCTAAAGCTAGAGAACATCTTCTACAAGAGCAAGCCACGTTATTTCAAACGCACCAGCTCTGCTGTATGGAACTCGCCGCCTAAAAGGGGAAATCTGCCATTTTAA
- the LOC136942076 gene encoding inner centromere protein-like isoform X2: MSCSVLSCTRSLVKTFDGKIQEYISDIENVHMVWLEEIQQEANRMFSSDFSAEPELMPKTPIQKKNSRRKRISAGQEENRKRRSSKGKRNLRISSVNKLNLIAENEVGPEAVASELFPEESKRNTRHKTAERGPEEKSITEKHENYSHTQTETAMVCASSHPSPSSTPQSPPQTRMQEVTVKLSAADRLSAEILLKAESSPGRSVVKIAIATTEPSSSRRSSVRHSLSLRRSLAGLRHSMTQASVRRASRRSFMKKKARAGSSSRNVSEDVLMLSSGEDVVVKTEGVWSDVDIQTGNTETSPEEKKPEVPHSRLTRSTAQIPPTTVSSAAISKSGTPEESDDHREKPQSQSSLRSRSNSKRRAADAAEDFQSPRKKPSPKRSQTAIRPNMRSFLQTVQKNQLLMMTPSSMSRSSMMKSFIKNTTPHKVDLAKKEQLKLDALKKKQEQEEDRRRKMEDDKKKRLEELKKKRDERLRKVVEARVKDEEEKLKMRREKNDKAQLREERLAEEKARKMATKRQEELEQRRKLEDETRRKKIQQAEEEEKCLQEMQAKRRAEEEQERARKLAEARRAIELKKEQEREREREREREAAERDRVEQEKALALKREVEKAAREKEKRELEEMRKELEEKRKREAQAEEERAAKLREAAKEKEAAAKIALSGQVQHAVMKTPLRKGPGLNVTVDIEGSPQSYDITPKGGNKPVAGNSNSDDYGMDQKSDDSTDDESAPRKPIPSWAEGINLKQSTMKQYFNPLDLHTYFGEVELLKLENIFYKSKPRYFKRTSSAVWNSPPKRGNLPF; encoded by the exons ATGAGCTGCTCTGTTCTTTCGTGTACACGTTCTCTCGTAAAAACGTTCGATGGCAAAATACAGGAATATATCAGTGATATCGAAAATGTCCATATGGTCTGGCTGGAAGAAATTCAGCAGGAAGCCAACCGGATGTTCTCAAG TGACTTCAGTGCAGAACCAGAATTGATGCCAAAGACTCCAATTCAGAAGAAAAACAGCCGCAGGAAACGTATTTCTGCGGGACAGGAAGAAAACCGCAAAAGACG GAGTTCAAAGGGCAAGCGCAACCTACGTATATCTTCAGTGAATAAACTTAATCTCATTGCTGAAAATGAAGTTGGCCCAGAGGCAGTCGCCTCTGAGTTATTCCCAGAAGAGTCCAAACGCAACACTCGCCACaagacagcagagagggggccAGAAGAGAAGTCCATCACAGAAAAACATGAGAACTACTCCCATACGCAGACAGAAACTGCGATGGTGTGCGCTAGCTCCCACCCATCCCCTTCAAGCACGCCCCAATCTCCACCTCAGACACGCATGCAAGAAGTTACGGTGAAACTTTCTGCTGCTGACCGCCTGTCTGCTGAGATCCTGTTAAAGGCAGAGTCCTCTCCCGGCCGCTCCGTTGTTAAGATTGCCATAGCTACCACGGAACCCTCCAGTTCACGCAGAAGCTCCGTGCGGCATTCCCTCAGCCTCCGGCGCTCCCTGGCTGGTCTGCGCCACAGCATGACTCAGGCGTCAGTGCGCCGAGCCTCCAGACGCTCCTTCATGAAGAAGAAGGCTCGTGCCGGAAGCTCCAGCAGGAACGTCAGTG AAGATGTCTTGATGTTGTCCAGTGGCGAAGATGTGGTTGTTAAGACGGAAGG TGTGTGGTCAGATGTAGACATTCAGACGGGGAATACAGAGACGTCTCCAGAAGAGAAGAAACCAGAGGTTCCCCACAGTCGTCTCACCCGCTCCACGGCCCAAATCCCCCCCACCACGGTTTCCTCCGCTGCCATCAGCAAGAGTGGCACCCCAGAGGAATCAG ATGACCACAGGGAAAAGCCTCAATCACAATCAAGCTTGAG GTCTCGTTCAAACTCGAAGCGCAGAGCAGCTGATGCAGCGGAGGACTTCCAGAGCCCCAGGAAGAAGCCCTCTCCCAAGAGAAGCCAGACT GCAATAAGGCCCAACATGAGATCCTTCCTCCAGACTGTGCAGAAGAACCAGCTTCTGATGATGACTCCAAGCTCTATGAGTCGCAGCAGTATGATGAAGTCCTTCATCAAAAACACTACGCCTCACAAAGTAGACCTTGCG AAAAAAGAGCAACTGAAACTGGATGCTCTTAAGAAGAagcaggagcaggaagaggatcgaaggagaaagatggaggacgACAAGAAAAAACGACTAGAGGAGCTGAAAAA GAAGAGGGATGAAAGACTGAGAAAAGTTGTGGAGGCTCGAGTGAAAGATGAGGAGGAAAAGCTCaagatgagaagagagaaaaatgacAAG GCTCAGCTGCGAGAGGAGCGCCTGGCAGAGGAGAAGGCCCGGAAGATGGCTACCAAGCGCCAAgaagagctggagcagaggcGGAAGTTGGAGGACGagacgaggaggaagaagatCCAGCAAGCG gaagaggaggagaaatgctTGCAGGAGATGCAGGCCAAGCGGAGGGCCGAGGAGGAACAGGAACGGGCTCGCAAGCTGGCAGAGGCCCGCCGGGCGAtcgagctgaagaaggagcaggagagggagagagagcgtgagagggagagagaggctgctgaaaG AGATCGAGTGGAGCAGGAAAAGGCCCTTGCTCtgaagagagaagtggagaaggctgcgagggagaaagagaagagggagctggaggaaaTGAGAAAAGAgctggaagaaaagagaaagagg GAGGCgcaggctgaggaggagagggctgctAAGCTGAGGGAAGCTGCCAAGGAGAAAGAAGCCGCTGCTAAGATCGCACTGTCAGGACAAGTTCAG CATGCCGTAATGAAGACGCCTTTACGGAAGGGACCAGGCTTGAATGTGACTGTAGATATCGAG GGTTCGCCACAGTCCTATGACATCACGCCGAAGGGCGGCAACAAGCCCGTTGCAGGGAACTCAAACTCTGACGATTATGGGATGGACCAGAAAAGCGATGACTCTACTGATGACGAATCTGCTCCGAGGAAACCCATTCCATCATGGGCAGAAG GCATTAATCTGAAGCAGTCAACAATGAAACAGTATTTCAACCCACTGGACTTGCACACTTACTTTGGGGAGGTTGAACTTCTAAAGCTAGAGAACATCTTCTACAAGAGCAAGCCACGTTATTTCAAACGCACCAGCTCTGCTGTATGGAACTCGCCGCCTAAAAGGGGAAATCTGCCATTTTAA
- the mapk12a gene encoding mitogen-activated protein kinase 12 → MMSRVRPGYCRQEVNKTTWEVPERYRELIQVGTGAYGTVCSALDFRTGTKVAIKKLHRPFQSELFAKRAYRELRLLKHMKHDNVIGLLDVFTANLSLDRFLDFYLVMPFMGTDLGKLMKMERLSEEKVQYLVYQMLKGLKYIHSAGIIHRDLKPGNLAINQECELKILDFGLARQTDSEMTGYVVTRWYRAPEVILSWMHYTQTVDIWSVGCIMAEMLLGKPLFKGNDHLDQLTEIMKITGTPTQEFITKMKSQDAKNYIKSLPRAPKKDLQQLFLKAKPQAVTVLERMLLLDPERRVTAAEALGLPYFSEFREPEEETEAQPYDTSLDNTELPLEQWKRHTYTEILAFQPVVVEPKETSL, encoded by the exons ATGATGAGTCGGGTCCGACCTGGCTACTGCCGCCAGGAGGTGAACAAAACCACATGGGAGGTACCAGAACGGTACCGTGAACTGATTCAGGTGGGGACGGGAGCTTACGGGACTGTTTG CTCGGCGCTGGACTTTAGGACAGGCACCAAGGTGGCCATTAAGAAGCTCCACAGGCCCTTCCAGTCAGAGCTGTTTGCTAAGAGAGCTTACAGGGAGCTGCGTCTGCTCAAACACATGAAGCATGACAAC GTGATTGGACTACTAGATGTGTTTACAGCTAACCTCTCATTGGATAGATTCCTGGACTT TTACCTGGTCATGCCCTTCATGGGTACAGACCTGGGGAAGCTGATGAAAATGGAGAGGCTGTCTGAAGAGAAGGTCCAGTACCTGGTCTACCAGATGCTGAAGGGCCTCAAG TACATCCATTCAGCTGGGATCATCCACAGG GATCTCAAACCAGGAAACCTGGCCATCAACCAGGAGTGTGAGCTCAAG atcctGGACTTTGGCCTGGCtcggcagacagacagtgagatgaCTGGGTATGTGGTGACTCGCTGGTACAGAGCCCCTGAGGTCATTCTCAGTTGGATGCACTACACCCAGActg tggacATCTGGTCAGTGGGCTGCATCATGGCAGAGATGCTCCTGGGGAAGCCGCTGTTTAAAGGAAACGACC ACCTTGATCAGCTGACAGAGATCATGAAAATCACAGGGACGCCAACTCAGGAGTTCATCACCAAGATGAAGTCTCAGGAC GCTAAGAACTACATCAAAAGTCTCCCCAGAGCCCCAAAGAAAGATCTTCAGCAGCTCTTTCTCAAAGCCAAGCCTCAGG cggTGACTGTGCTGGAGCGTATGCTGCTGCTGGACCCAGAGAGGCGGGTGACGGCGGCGGAGGCCCTGGGCCTTCCCTACTTCTCCGAGTTCAGGGAGccggaggaggagacggaggctCAACCCTACGACACGTCCCTGGACAACACAGAGCTGCCCCTGGAGCAATGGAaac gtcacACGTACACAGAGATCCTGGCTTTCCAGCCTGTGGTGGTCGAGCCTAAAGAAACCTCACTGTGA